In Nocardia sp. NBC_01327, the genomic stretch GCGGTTCGATATTCGCCGGAACCCTAACCCGCACTTGTCTTTCGGGCTCGCCCAGCATTTCTGCCTCGGTGTGCATCTGGCTCGTATGGAAGGCCGGGTGTTCTTCGAGGAGCTGCTCGCCCGCTTCCCGGATATCGAGCAGATCGGCCCGGCCCGGCGGATCCGCTCCAACCTCAACAATGGCCTGAAGTCGTTGCCGATCCGCCTGTCGCGCTGACTCAGACCTGGAAGCGGTATCCCATACCGGCCTCTGTGAGCAGGTGTTTGGGCTGTGACGGGTCGTCCTCGAGCTTGCGCCGCAATTGCGCGAGATACACCCGCAGGTAATGGGTTTCGGTGGCGTAGGACGGTCCCCACACCTCGCGCAGCAGTTCGCGGCGGCCGACGAGTTTGCCCTTGTTGCGCACGAGCATTTCCAGCATGCCCCATTCGGTGGGGGTGAGGTGCACGTCGTGGCCTTGCTTGGTGACCTTCTTGGCGCTCAGATCGACTGTGAAGGAAGAGGTTTCGATCACCGGCTCGGAGGTGTCCGCGGTGGAGGAGGACCGGCGCACGGCGGCGCGCAGCCGGGCCAGCAGCTCGTCCATGCCGAAGGGCTTGGTGACGTAGTCGTCCGCGCCCGCGTCCAGCGCTTCGACCTTGTCCGAGGAATCGGTGCGGGCCGACAGCACGATCACCGGCGCGGTCGACCAGCCGCGCAGTCCGGCCAGCACCTCGATGCCGTCCATATCGGGCAGGCCGAGGTCGAGCACAACCACATCCGGGTGTTTCTCGGCGGCCGCGCGCAGGGCCGCGGCCCCGGTGGACGCGGTGGTCACCTCATAGCCGCGGACCGACAGATTGATGCGCAGGGCGCGCAGAATCTGTGGTTCGTCATCGACCACCAGGACTTTGGTCGGCGCCGGCGCCGGCTTCGTCACCCGATCTCCTGTTCCTCGCAAGGCTGCGAATCGTCGCAGGCTTGTAGTTCGATCACCATTGTCAACCCTCCACCGGGGGTGGTCTCGGCGTGCACGGTGCCGTCCATGGCGTCCACGAACCCGCGGACCACCGACAGCCCGAGTCCGACGCCGGTGGAATTATCGCGGTCGCCGAGCCGCTGGAACGGCTCGAACAGCTGATCTTCCATACCGGCCGGTACGCCGGGACCGGCGTCGACGATGGTGATGGCGACCTGTGCGCCGGTCGGTTCGGCCGTCACGCGCACGGGCGTGTCGCTGGGGGAGTAGCGCACCGCATTGTCGATCAGGTTGGCGAGCACGCGTTCCAGCAATCCGGTGTCGGCCAGCACCGAGACCGTGCCCACCTCGACCTTCACCCGGTTCATGGCGGTGCGCCGCAGACCGCGCGTGCCCATGCTCATGAGTGCGTGGTGCACCACCTCGTCGAGGTAGACGCGGCGCATCTGGGGTTTGATCACTCCGACCGCGAGCCGTGAGGAGTCGAGCAGATTGCCGACGAGTGCGGTGAGCTGATCCACCGATTCCTCGATGGTCTCCAGCAATTCGGCGGTGTCCTCGGGGGAGAACTCCACATCATTGCTGCGCAGGCTGGACACCGACGCCTTGGCCGCGGCCAGCGGGGTGCGCAGATCGTGGCTCACCGCCGACAGCAGGGCGCGGCGCAGCTTATCGGTCTCGACCACCGCCTGCGCGGAGCTCGCCTCCTCCTGCAGCTGCTTCTGATGCACCAGTCCCGCAGCCTGATTCGCGACGGCGCCGAGCACGAGGCGGTCGCCGGCGGTCACCGAGCGCCCGCTGAGCAGCAGCCAGTGGATGTCATCGCCCGCCTCCAGTGCGGTTTCGGCGTCGATGACCCGCAGCGGCGGGTTCTCGCCCACCGAGGAGACCACGCCGTTATCGGTGACGAGGCTGACCGCGTCCTGGTTGTAGGTCTCGCGCGCTCGCTCCAGCAGATCCTGCAGATCCGCGCCGCTGAGCACCGAGCCCGCGAACAGTGCGAGCAGCTCGGCCTGCCGGGATGCCTTGCGCGCCTCCCGCGTTCGTTTGGCCGCCACATCGACCAGGGCCGCCACCGCGACCGCCACCAGCAGCATCACCACGATGGTGAGGAAGTTGTCCAGCTCGGCAATGGTGAGGCTGTAGCGGGGCGCGGTGAAATACCAGTTGAGCAGCAGGCCGCCCAGCAGTGCCGACAGCGCCGCCGGAGCCACACCGCCGAACAGCGCGACGGCGATGACGCCGATGAAGAACAGCGCGCTCTCACCGCCGAGATCCAGCCAGCGATCCAGCCAGAAGTACGTCACCGTGCAGATCAGCGACGGTACGAGCACCGCGGCGGACCAGGCGCCGAGGCTGCGTTCCCTGCGGGTCAGCGACGACCAGCGGAACCCGCGGTTGGATTCCTCGTGAGTGACCATGTGCACGTCGATCTTTCCCGACTGCTGCACCACATTGGCGCCGATGCCCTCATCGAGCACGCGGGCCCAGCGGGAGCGCCGCGAGGTGCCCAGCACCAGCTGGGTCGCGTTCACCTGTCGTGCGAAATCCAGGAGCGCCGTGGGCACATCCTCTCCGGTCACGGTGTGCAGGCTGGCGCCCAGGCCGGTCGCCAGCTCTCGGAGCCGGGTCAATCGCTGTGCCGATACCCCGGCCAGGCCGTCACCGCGCACGACGTGCACCACGATCAGCTCGGCACTGGATTTGGCGGCGATGCGGCTGGCGCGGCGCAGGATGGTCTCCGATTCGGCGCCGCCGGTGACGGCCACCACCAGGCGCTCGCGCGCCTCCCAGGTGGCCGTGATCTTGTGGTCCGCACGGTATTTCGCGAGCGCGGAGTCCACCTGGTCGGCCAGCCACAGCAGCGCCAGTTCGCGCAGCGCGGTCAGGTTGCCGGGCCGGAAGTAATTGCGCAGTGCGGCATCCACTTTCTCCGCGGCGTAGACATTGCCGTGAGACATCCTGCGGCGCAGTGCTTCCGGTGTGATGTCCACCAGCTCGACCTGATCCGCGGAGCGAACGACCCAGTCCGGCACGGTTTCTCGCTGCACGATCCCGGTGATCTGCTCGACCACGTCGTTGAGACTCTCCAGGTGCTGCACATTGACCGTCGAGACCACGTCGATCCCGGCC encodes the following:
- a CDS encoding response regulator, whose translation is MTKPAPAPTKVLVVDDEPQILRALRINLSVRGYEVTTASTGAAALRAAAEKHPDVVVLDLGLPDMDGIEVLAGLRGWSTAPVIVLSARTDSSDKVEALDAGADDYVTKPFGMDELLARLRAAVRRSSSTADTSEPVIETSSFTVDLSAKKVTKQGHDVHLTPTEWGMLEMLVRNKGKLVGRRELLREVWGPSYATETHYLRVYLAQLRRKLEDDPSQPKHLLTEAGMGYRFQV
- a CDS encoding sensor histidine kinase KdpD codes for the protein MKRGQLRIYLGAAPGVGKTFAMLSEAHRRLERGRDVVAAVVETHGRSKTAEMLAGIERIPPRMIEYRGTTMPELDVEAVLRRHPAVVLVDELAHTNVTGSKNEKRWQDVQELLEAGIDVVSTVNVQHLESLNDVVEQITGIVQRETVPDWVVRSADQVELVDITPEALRRRMSHGNVYAAEKVDAALRNYFRPGNLTALRELALLWLADQVDSALAKYRADHKITATWEARERLVVAVTGGAESETILRRASRIAAKSSAELIVVHVVRGDGLAGVSAQRLTRLRELATGLGASLHTVTGEDVPTALLDFARQVNATQLVLGTSRRSRWARVLDEGIGANVVQQSGKIDVHMVTHEESNRGFRWSSLTRRERSLGAWSAAVLVPSLICTVTYFWLDRWLDLGGESALFFIGVIAVALFGGVAPAALSALLGGLLLNWYFTAPRYSLTIAELDNFLTIVVMLLVAVAVAALVDVAAKRTREARKASRQAELLALFAGSVLSGADLQDLLERARETYNQDAVSLVTDNGVVSSVGENPPLRVIDAETALEAGDDIHWLLLSGRSVTAGDRLVLGAVANQAAGLVHQKQLQEEASSAQAVVETDKLRRALLSAVSHDLRTPLAAAKASVSSLRSNDVEFSPEDTAELLETIEESVDQLTALVGNLLDSSRLAVGVIKPQMRRVYLDEVVHHALMSMGTRGLRRTAMNRVKVEVGTVSVLADTGLLERVLANLIDNAVRYSPSDTPVRVTAEPTGAQVAITIVDAGPGVPAGMEDQLFEPFQRLGDRDNSTGVGLGLSVVRGFVDAMDGTVHAETTPGGGLTMVIELQACDDSQPCEEQEIG